The following are encoded together in the Rhizobium tumorigenes genome:
- a CDS encoding protein-L-isoaspartate O-methyltransferase family protein translates to MMDFGNARLKMVESQIRTTDVTSHSVLNAFLSVPREAFVPEKLKVLAYIDNDVEICPALEGNPPRYLMQASPLAKLLQLAAIGKDDVVLEVGAGTGYTSALLSLLSGSVVALECDGTLASQARETLSAHGYGNVTVATGALEKGHAAGAPYDLIFVNGAVEEVSTDLFGQLRDNGRLVVVKGFGNSARASVFVRERGAISENTFFNASVKALPGFAKVKEFVF, encoded by the coding sequence ATGATGGATTTCGGAAACGCGCGGTTGAAGATGGTCGAGAGCCAGATCAGGACGACGGATGTCACCTCGCACTCCGTGCTGAACGCTTTTCTCTCCGTGCCGCGCGAAGCGTTCGTGCCGGAAAAGCTCAAGGTGCTGGCCTATATCGATAACGACGTCGAGATCTGTCCGGCCCTCGAAGGCAATCCACCCCGCTACCTGATGCAGGCATCGCCGCTGGCAAAGCTGCTGCAGCTTGCCGCCATCGGCAAGGACGATGTGGTGCTTGAGGTCGGTGCCGGAACAGGCTACACCTCGGCGCTGCTGTCGCTGCTTTCTGGCTCGGTCGTTGCGCTCGAATGCGACGGGACTTTGGCGTCGCAGGCGCGCGAAACGCTTTCGGCGCATGGCTATGGCAATGTCACGGTGGCGACAGGTGCGCTTGAAAAGGGCCATGCTGCCGGAGCGCCTTACGATCTGATCTTCGTCAACGGCGCTGTCGAAGAAGTATCGACCGATCTTTTCGGACAGTTGCGCGACAATGGCCGTCTCGTCGTCGTCAAGGGTTTCGGCAATTCGGCGCGGGCCTCGGTGTTCGTTCGCGAGCGTGGGGCAATCTCGGAAAACACATTTTTCAACGCCTCCGTGAAGGCGCTGCCAGGCTTTGCCAAGGTCAAGGAATTCGTCTTCTGA
- the uvrB gene encoding excinuclease ABC subunit UvrB, whose protein sequence is MARSPKNSPARDDRNIGFEEAPQAPFEGAPLSGGVADWVKQLEAEAEISGVETQREIASKAGKHRKKVEIAASKSARGTSMGGSTDPKTRAAAGLNPVSGMDTSLEDAANAGTAVTATVEALSALIESGNPLFKDGKMWTPHRPARPEKSEGGIKIRMQSDYEPAGDQPTAIKELVAGIDSGERSQVLLGVTGSGKTFTMAKVIEATQRPALILAPNKTLAAQLYSEFKNFFPDNAVEYFVSYYDYYQPEAYVPRSDTFIEKESSINEQIDRMRHSATRSLLERDDCIIVASVSCIYGIGSVETYTAMTFQMTVGDKLDQRQLLADLVAQQYKRRDMDFQRGSFRVRGDTIELFPAHLEDAAWRISMFGDEIDSITEFDPLTGHKTGDLKSVKIYANSHYVTPRPTLNGAIRHIKEELKMRLAELEKGGRLLEAQRLEQRTRYDIEMIEATGSCAGIENYSRYLTGRNPGEPPPTLFEYIPDNALLFIDESHVSVSQIGGMYRGDFKRKATLAEYGFRLPSCMDNRPLRFEEWDAMRPNTIAVSATPGNWEMEQSGGVFAEQVIRPTGLIDPPVEVRSARSQVDDVLGEIRETAAAGYRTLVTVLTKRMAEDLTEYLHEQGVRVRYMHSDIDTLERIEIIRDLRLGAFDVLIGINLLREGLDIPECGFVAILDADKEGFLRSETSLVQTIGRAARNVDGKVILYADNITGSMKRAMEETSRRREKQVAYNTAHGITPESVKARISDILDSVYERDHVRADISGVSGKGFADGGNLVGGNLQAHLNALEKQMRDAAADLDFEKAARLRDEIKRLKAAELAVMDDPMARQEARAVEGDNGKPKGKRKTSISPGGGAMSAQPTEGGVNASSASYFQKPSLDDMGPGTDTARPLFRKNSLDEMTVGRTEKPVAGSLPERPPETVSSKKRFSPLLEGQPDKDASPASGKDDPRPIVRAKAGAGSYEDAGDAKRQKRTKGKTGRPGR, encoded by the coding sequence ATGGCTAGATCCCCGAAAAACTCTCCCGCTCGCGATGATCGAAATATCGGTTTCGAGGAGGCTCCGCAGGCGCCCTTCGAAGGCGCGCCGTTGTCAGGCGGGGTTGCCGACTGGGTGAAGCAGCTCGAAGCGGAAGCGGAGATTTCCGGCGTCGAGACGCAGCGCGAGATCGCCTCCAAGGCCGGCAAGCATCGCAAGAAGGTCGAAATCGCCGCCTCCAAATCGGCGCGCGGCACCTCCATGGGCGGTTCGACCGATCCGAAGACGCGGGCTGCCGCCGGGCTCAATCCGGTCTCCGGCATGGATACCTCGCTCGAGGACGCCGCCAATGCGGGCACGGCCGTCACCGCCACTGTGGAGGCACTGTCGGCGCTGATCGAAAGCGGCAATCCGCTGTTCAAGGACGGCAAGATGTGGACACCCCACCGTCCTGCCCGGCCGGAAAAATCGGAGGGCGGCATCAAAATCCGCATGCAGTCCGACTACGAGCCGGCCGGCGACCAGCCGACAGCGATCAAGGAACTTGTCGCCGGCATCGACAGTGGCGAGCGCAGCCAGGTGCTGCTTGGCGTCACCGGCTCCGGCAAGACCTTCACCATGGCCAAGGTGATCGAGGCGACGCAACGCCCTGCCCTGATTCTCGCGCCGAACAAGACGCTGGCGGCCCAGCTCTATTCCGAGTTCAAGAACTTCTTTCCCGACAATGCGGTGGAATACTTCGTCTCCTATTACGACTATTACCAGCCGGAAGCCTATGTGCCGCGCTCCGACACCTTCATCGAGAAGGAATCGTCGATCAACGAGCAGATCGACCGGATGCGCCACTCCGCCACCCGCTCGCTGCTGGAGCGCGACGACTGCATCATCGTCGCATCCGTCTCCTGCATCTACGGTATCGGCTCTGTCGAGACCTACACGGCGATGACGTTCCAGATGACGGTGGGCGACAAGCTCGACCAGCGGCAGTTGCTCGCCGACCTCGTGGCCCAGCAATACAAGCGCCGCGACATGGATTTCCAGCGCGGCTCTTTCCGGGTGCGCGGCGATACGATCGAGCTGTTCCCCGCCCACTTGGAAGACGCGGCCTGGCGGATCTCGATGTTTGGCGACGAGATCGACAGCATCACCGAGTTCGATCCGCTGACCGGCCACAAGACCGGCGACCTGAAATCGGTCAAGATCTACGCCAACTCGCACTATGTGACGCCGCGCCCGACGCTGAACGGCGCTATCCGCCACATCAAGGAAGAGCTGAAAATGCGGCTGGCCGAGCTCGAAAAGGGCGGCCGCCTGCTGGAAGCCCAGCGGCTGGAGCAGCGCACACGCTACGATATCGAGATGATCGAGGCGACCGGCTCCTGCGCCGGCATCGAAAACTATTCGCGCTATCTCACTGGCCGGAACCCCGGCGAACCGCCACCCACCCTGTTCGAATATATCCCTGACAATGCCCTGCTGTTCATCGACGAGAGCCACGTCTCCGTTAGCCAGATCGGCGGCATGTATCGCGGCGACTTCAAGCGCAAAGCGACGCTGGCCGAATACGGTTTCCGCCTGCCCTCCTGCATGGACAACCGACCGCTGCGCTTCGAGGAATGGGACGCCATGCGCCCCAACACCATCGCCGTGTCGGCGACGCCCGGCAACTGGGAGATGGAGCAATCCGGCGGCGTCTTTGCAGAGCAGGTCATCCGCCCGACCGGACTTATCGATCCGCCTGTCGAGGTGCGCTCCGCCCGCAGCCAGGTCGACGACGTGCTTGGCGAAATCCGCGAGACGGCGGCTGCCGGCTACCGCACGCTGGTCACTGTCCTCACCAAGCGCATGGCCGAGGACTTGACCGAATACCTGCACGAACAGGGCGTACGTGTGCGCTACATGCACTCCGATATCGATACGCTGGAGCGCATCGAGATCATCCGCGACCTCCGGCTCGGCGCCTTCGACGTGCTCATCGGCATCAACCTTCTGCGTGAAGGCCTCGACATCCCGGAATGCGGCTTCGTCGCAATTCTCGATGCCGACAAGGAGGGTTTTCTGCGCTCCGAGACGTCGCTGGTGCAGACCATCGGCCGCGCCGCGCGTAACGTCGACGGCAAGGTCATCCTCTATGCCGACAACATCACCGGTTCGATGAAGCGGGCGATGGAGGAAACCTCGCGCCGCCGCGAAAAGCAGGTGGCCTACAACACCGCCCACGGTATCACGCCGGAATCGGTGAAGGCCCGCATTTCCGACATCCTCGACAGCGTCTACGAGCGCGATCACGTCCGCGCCGATATTTCCGGCGTGTCGGGCAAGGGCTTTGCCGATGGCGGCAACCTGGTCGGGGGTAACCTGCAGGCCCATCTCAACGCGCTCGAAAAGCAGATGCGCGACGCCGCAGCCGATCTGGACTTCGAGAAGGCAGCCAGACTACGCGACGAGATCAAGCGCCTCAAGGCCGCCGAACTCGCCGTCATGGACGACCCGATGGCCCGCCAGGAAGCCAGGGCGGTCGAGGGCGACAACGGCAAGCCCAAAGGCAAGCGCAAAACTTCCATCTCTCCCGGTGGCGGGGCGATGTCGGCGCAGCCGACAGAGGGAGGCGTAAACGCATCCTCTGCCTCCTACTTCCAGAAACCGTCGCTCGACGACATGGGACCGGGCACCGACACGGCACGGCCGTTGTTCCGCAAGAACAGCCTCGACGAAATGACGGTCGGGCGTACGGAAAAGCCGGTGGCGGGCAGCCTGCCGGAACGTCCGCCGGAAACGGTGAGCAGCAAGAAGCGTTTTTCGCCGCTGCTCGAAGGGCAGCCGGACAAGGACGCCAGCCCCGCATCCGGCAAGGACGACCCTCGCCCGATCGTCCGCGCCAAGGCCGGCGCCGGCTCCTACGAGGATGCCGGCGACGCCAAGCGCCAGAAGCGCACCAAGGGCAAGACCGGACGGCCGGGGCGCTAG
- a CDS encoding SH3 domain-containing protein → MSRSLVAVAGFSAIVLLVSPLSQPLPSAAPLLSGTSAGTPAPVLAPGFARGSESGLAMPRFVSLKPRKARLRIGPSLDYATRFIYVAPGLPLEVIQEYGRWRQVRDSDGTSGWMYGSLLSGQRTGIVGPWLSANVPLRVAANAKATAIAVLQPKVLLRLSACDGSWCRVHLSGLRLTGYVRQAAIWGAYPGEVFG, encoded by the coding sequence TTGTCCCGCAGCCTCGTGGCCGTCGCCGGTTTTTCGGCCATCGTGCTGCTGGTCTCGCCACTCTCGCAGCCGCTGCCATCGGCCGCACCTCTGCTGTCGGGCACATCCGCTGGCACGCCTGCTCCGGTGCTGGCGCCCGGCTTTGCGCGCGGCAGCGAAAGCGGCTTGGCCATGCCGCGTTTCGTGTCGCTGAAACCGCGAAAGGCGCGCTTGCGCATCGGGCCTTCGCTCGATTATGCGACGCGCTTCATCTATGTCGCGCCTGGCCTGCCGCTCGAAGTCATCCAGGAATATGGCCGCTGGCGGCAGGTGCGGGATTCCGACGGCACGTCCGGGTGGATGTACGGCTCGCTGCTATCGGGCCAGCGGACCGGCATCGTTGGCCCCTGGCTCTCGGCCAACGTGCCGCTGCGGGTGGCCGCCAATGCCAAGGCGACGGCAATCGCGGTGCTGCAGCCGAAGGTGTTGCTGAGGCTATCGGCCTGCGACGGCAGCTGGTGCCGCGTGCATCTGAGCGGTCTGCGGCTCACGGGGTATGTCAGGCAGGCCGCCATCTGGGGTGCCTATCCCGGCGAGGTGTTCGGGTGA
- a CDS encoding invasion associated locus B family protein, with the protein MPGKTSFLVVAAVLASSAAAFAEPSRIQQFDDWGVYSYAAKSGTVCYALSMPKKMEPAGIDHGKNFFLVSPSADGGFVPEAVRGYMLKPGAPITVSVDDKRFAMVSKDNAAWVRDVAKEPDLVAAMQGGSDMTVSATSKRGTPTRYTYSLDGISAALKKVSACR; encoded by the coding sequence ATGCCTGGAAAAACCTCTTTTCTCGTTGTCGCTGCCGTTCTTGCCTCTTCTGCCGCGGCGTTTGCCGAGCCTAGCCGGATCCAGCAGTTCGATGACTGGGGCGTCTATTCCTATGCGGCGAAGTCGGGGACGGTTTGCTATGCGCTTTCGATGCCGAAGAAGATGGAGCCTGCCGGGATCGACCACGGGAAGAACTTTTTCCTGGTGTCGCCATCCGCCGACGGCGGCTTCGTGCCAGAGGCGGTGCGTGGCTATATGCTGAAGCCGGGCGCGCCGATCACCGTTTCGGTCGACGACAAACGCTTCGCCATGGTGTCCAAGGACAATGCCGCCTGGGTGCGGGACGTGGCCAAGGAGCCGGATCTCGTGGCGGCGATGCAGGGCGGCAGCGACATGACCGTCAGCGCCACCTCGAAACGCGGCACGCCGACCCGCTACACCTATTCGCTGGACGGCATCTCGGCGGCGCTGAAGAAGGTGTCGGCCTGCCGGTGA
- a CDS encoding IS5 family transposase (programmed frameshift), protein MAMRRHELSDEEWAIIAPLLPNNSRGIERVDDRRVINGILWRFRTGSSWRDVPERYGPRTTLYNRFSRWRKAGVWDRLLDAVSKRYDGDIVMIDSSCVRVHQHGANAKKGDLPIPCMGRSRGGLTTKIHALVDADGRPVRLELTAGQAADAPMAEKLLSDLRPGATILADKAYDTDAIRNFAKQRKCWANIPAKANRKQTFSFNRWVYRQRNLVERFFNRIKQMRGLATRYDRRADNYMAALKLVATRIWIASTNESVA, encoded by the exons ATTGCCATGCGCCGTCATGAATTGAGCGACGAAGAATGGGCTATCATTGCACCTCTTTTGCCGAACAATAGCCGTGGAATTGAACGTGTCGATGACCGCCGGGTGATCAACGGCATCCTGTGGCGTTTCAGGACTGGTTCGTCTTGGCGAGATGTGCCGGAGCGTTATGGCCCGCGCACGACGCTTTACAATCGGTTCTCCCGATGGCGCAAGGCGGGCGTCTGGGATCGTCTTCTGGACGCCGTTTCAAAGCGTTACGATGGAGACATCGTGATGATCGACAGTTCTTGTGTTCGCGTTCACCAGCATGGTGCCAACGCTAAAAAGGGGGATCTGCCGATCC CTTGCATGGGACGTTCGCGCGGCGGCCTGACGACAAAGATCCACGCTCTTGTCGATGCAGATGGCAGACCGGTTCGGCTTGAACTCACCGCCGGCCAAGCCGCCGATGCACCGATGGCTGAAAAGCTGTTGAGCGACCTGCGGCCCGGCGCGACGATCCTCGCCGACAAGGCATATGACACCGACGCAATTCGTAACTTTGCCAAGCAACGCAAGTGCTGGGCGAATATCCCTGCAAAGGCCAATCGAAAGCAGACATTCAGCTTCAACCGCTGGGTCTACCGTCAGCGCAATCTCGTGGAACGGTTCTTCAACCGTATCAAGCAGATGCGAGGCCTCGCGACGCGATACGACCGGCGCGCTGATAATTACATGGCCGCCCTCAAGCTTGTCGCGACGAGGATATGGATCGCCTCAACTAATGAGTCCGTGGCCTAG
- a CDS encoding DnaJ domain-containing protein → MMDPYAMLGLARDAGLDAIKSAYRKAAKTAHPDSGGDAEHFGRLQAVYELLQDPIRRKVYDDTGYDPQLADPRDLQGAAMIEALVNDFILDEREPGSFDPVAAMRRKLSDEAVKNRFHILELERHRARVRKHMDRLGRRPEADVLGSMLRARTTAIAEAIRKAEAQVETIEHAYTMLEEYGYEMDVVELRAAE, encoded by the coding sequence ATGATGGATCCCTATGCGATGCTCGGTCTCGCGCGCGATGCGGGCCTCGATGCGATCAAGAGCGCCTATCGGAAAGCTGCCAAGACCGCCCATCCCGACAGCGGCGGCGATGCCGAGCACTTCGGCAGGCTGCAGGCCGTGTACGAGCTGCTGCAGGACCCGATCCGCCGCAAGGTCTACGACGATACCGGCTACGATCCGCAGCTCGCCGACCCGCGCGACCTGCAGGGGGCGGCCATGATCGAGGCGCTGGTCAACGATTTCATTCTCGACGAGCGCGAGCCTGGTTCCTTCGATCCGGTTGCCGCGATGCGCCGAAAGCTTTCGGACGAGGCGGTCAAGAACCGCTTCCACATCCTCGAGCTGGAACGCCACCGCGCCCGCGTCCGCAAACACATGGACCGCCTAGGCCGCCGTCCCGAAGCCGACGTCCTCGGCTCCATGCTCCGCGCGCGGACAACGGCGATTGCCGAGGCAATCCGCAAGGCGGAAGCGCAGGTGGAGACGATCGAGCACGCGTATACTATGCTCGAGGAGTATGGGTATGAGATGGATGTGGTGGAGTTGCGGGCGGCGGAGTAG
- a CDS encoding cold-shock protein, translating to MATKGTVKFFNQDKGFGFITPEGGAKDVFVHISALQASGIQSLREGQQVTFDTEPDRMGKGPKAVNISAF from the coding sequence ATGGCGACCAAGGGCACCGTTAAATTTTTCAACCAGGACAAGGGTTTTGGTTTCATCACGCCAGAAGGCGGCGCTAAGGATGTGTTCGTTCACATCTCCGCTCTCCAAGCTTCCGGCATCCAGTCGCTGCGCGAAGGCCAGCAGGTCACGTTCGACACTGAGCCGGATCGCATGGGCAAGGGTCCGAAGGCCGTCAACATCTCGGCTTTCTGA
- the dusA gene encoding tRNA dihydrouridine(20/20a) synthase DusA, protein MIDWTDRHCRFLHRQISREALLYTEMVVADAIIHGPRDRLLGHHAEEHPVALQVGGSDAGKLAEAVRIAADYRYDEINLNVGCPSDRVQSGTFGACLMLTPDTVASAVAAMKAVTDLPVTVKCRIGVDEQDPEVALPDLLVRVLDAGADAIWIHARKAWLKGLSPKENRDIPPLDYDLVYRMKQRFPDVFIGINGGIKTLDEAEMHLRHVDGVMLGRAPYGDTAVLTDVDHRIYGKPFRAPDWLALRDTMMTYAGAHIAGGGRLQQVTRHMIGLFSGMTGARRFRQILSSDAAKPGAGPEIIAAAFAAVDFSAAEPTALSA, encoded by the coding sequence ATGATCGACTGGACGGATCGGCATTGTCGGTTTTTGCATCGGCAGATCAGCCGGGAGGCGCTGCTTTATACGGAGATGGTGGTGGCGGATGCTATCATCCATGGGCCGCGCGACAGGCTGCTCGGGCATCATGCCGAGGAGCATCCCGTGGCGCTACAGGTTGGCGGCTCGGATGCGGGCAAGCTTGCCGAGGCGGTGCGGATTGCCGCCGATTACCGCTACGACGAGATCAACCTGAATGTCGGCTGCCCTTCGGACCGGGTGCAGTCCGGCACCTTCGGCGCCTGCCTGATGCTGACGCCGGATACGGTGGCTTCTGCGGTGGCGGCGATGAAGGCGGTAACCGACTTGCCGGTGACGGTGAAATGCCGGATCGGCGTCGACGAGCAGGACCCCGAGGTGGCGCTGCCGGACCTGCTGGTGCGAGTGCTCGACGCCGGCGCCGACGCCATCTGGATCCATGCGCGAAAAGCCTGGTTGAAGGGCCTGTCGCCGAAGGAAAACCGCGATATCCCGCCGCTCGACTACGACCTCGTCTACCGCATGAAGCAGCGTTTTCCGGATGTGTTCATCGGCATCAACGGTGGCATCAAGACGCTCGACGAAGCGGAGATGCACCTGCGCCATGTGGACGGCGTCATGCTGGGCAGGGCGCCTTATGGCGATACGGCAGTTCTGACCGATGTCGACCACCGCATCTATGGCAAACCTTTTCGCGCGCCGGACTGGCTGGCGCTGCGCGATACGATGATGACTTATGCCGGCGCGCACATCGCCGGTGGCGGACGATTGCAGCAGGTGACGCGCCATATGATCGGGCTGTTTTCGGGCATGACCGGGGCGCGGCGGTTCCGGCAGATCCTGTCGAGCGATGCGGCCAAGCCGGGCGCCGGGCCGGAGATCATCGCCGCTGCCTTTGCCGCCGTGGATTTCTCAGCTGCCGAGCCGACGGCGCTTTCGGCCTGA
- a CDS encoding DUF2938 domain-containing protein, which produces MVDIFWRCLVIGIGATILMDLWAILYARLSGSGMPNWAPVGRWFYHLRHGTVFHDDINASAPYAHELALGWIGHYAVGIAYAFLLVAITGPGWLLAPTFLVAWIWAIVTVAAGWFLLQPGLGIGWAASKTPNPNKARLLNLVAHTVFGFGLYGTALLIR; this is translated from the coding sequence ATGGTCGACATTTTCTGGCGCTGCCTTGTCATCGGCATTGGCGCAACGATCCTTATGGATCTCTGGGCGATCCTCTACGCCCGGCTTTCCGGCAGCGGCATGCCGAACTGGGCGCCGGTCGGCCGCTGGTTCTATCACCTGCGCCATGGCACGGTGTTTCACGACGATATCAATGCGAGCGCGCCCTACGCCCACGAACTCGCGCTCGGCTGGATCGGCCACTATGCTGTCGGCATCGCCTATGCCTTTCTGCTGGTGGCGATCACCGGTCCGGGCTGGCTGCTGGCGCCGACATTTCTGGTTGCCTGGATCTGGGCGATCGTCACCGTGGCGGCTGGCTGGTTCCTGTTGCAGCCGGGGCTCGGCATCGGCTGGGCAGCGTCGAAGACGCCCAATCCGAACAAGGCCCGCCTGCTCAACCTGGTGGCCCACACGGTATTCGGCTTCGGGCTGTACGGGACGGCGCTGCTGATCCGCTGA
- a CDS encoding amidohydrolase family protein has product MTAIDTLFIHARLDDGSFSDIAVTGGRIVAIGASGSLGTGAGTTVDLGGALVVPGFVEGHIHLDTSFYGGPWISHKPCTAGFDVHERVAFQHQNLAIAEPMDVRARKQLELAIGNGATAMRSHVMVDGSVGLKHLKEILKVRDEYAGLIDIQLVAFPQSGILKSPGTPGLMDEAIAIGADIVGGLDPASFDRDLGGHLDVIFDIAERRGADIDIHLHDGGTLGQFTIEEICARTCSLSMEGHVAVSHAYGLGDLAPDAAKRAGEQLAASGVSIMTNAPGNHAFPPVALLRAAGVTVFSGSDNIRDSWWPYGDGDMLGRAMMIGYRSGFYTDGDLRAAFDVVTTSGAKALRLEDYGLAVGSRADFVTLTAAHVPEAVVSVPKQRSVYKGGRLVAENGMVVR; this is encoded by the coding sequence TTGACCGCCATCGACACGCTTTTCATCCATGCCCGGCTGGACGACGGATCCTTCAGCGACATCGCCGTCACCGGCGGCCGCATCGTTGCCATCGGCGCCAGCGGCAGCCTCGGCACCGGCGCCGGCACGACTGTCGATCTCGGCGGCGCGCTGGTGGTACCCGGCTTCGTCGAAGGCCACATCCATCTCGACACGAGCTTCTACGGCGGCCCGTGGATTTCTCACAAGCCCTGCACCGCCGGCTTCGACGTGCACGAACGCGTCGCCTTCCAGCACCAGAACCTCGCCATTGCCGAACCGATGGACGTGCGCGCCAGAAAGCAGCTCGAGCTTGCCATCGGCAACGGCGCCACCGCCATGCGCAGCCATGTGATGGTCGACGGCTCCGTCGGCCTCAAGCACCTCAAGGAGATCCTGAAGGTGCGCGACGAGTATGCCGGGCTGATCGACATCCAGCTCGTCGCCTTTCCCCAGAGCGGCATCCTGAAAAGCCCGGGCACACCAGGCCTGATGGACGAGGCGATTGCCATAGGTGCCGATATCGTCGGCGGGCTCGATCCGGCCAGTTTCGACCGTGACCTCGGCGGCCATCTCGACGTCATCTTCGACATTGCCGAGCGCCGCGGCGCCGATATCGACATCCACCTGCACGATGGTGGCACGCTCGGCCAGTTCACCATCGAGGAAATCTGCGCCCGCACCTGCTCGCTGTCGATGGAGGGGCATGTCGCCGTCAGCCACGCCTACGGCCTTGGCGATCTCGCCCCCGACGCGGCAAAGCGCGCCGGCGAACAATTGGCGGCCTCCGGCGTGTCGATCATGACCAATGCGCCCGGCAATCACGCCTTCCCGCCGGTGGCGCTGCTACGGGCGGCCGGCGTCACCGTCTTCAGCGGCAGCGACAACATCCGCGACAGCTGGTGGCCCTATGGCGATGGTGACATGCTGGGCCGCGCCATGATGATCGGCTACCGCTCCGGCTTCTATACCGACGGAGACCTGCGCGCCGCCTTCGACGTCGTGACGACCTCGGGTGCCAAGGCGCTGCGGCTGGAGGACTATGGCCTGGCGGTCGGCAGCCGTGCCGACTTCGTCACACTGACGGCCGCCCATGTCCCTGAAGCTGTCGTCTCCGTGCCAAAACAACGCTCCGTCTACAAGGGCGGCAGGCTGGTGGCGGAAAACGGGATGGTGGTGCGGTGA
- a CDS encoding alpha/beta hydrolase family protein — protein sequence MLSPLKTIAMLCTATVLTMPAQQRAPASETVGVREISAPSPERGTDLDVTVWYPALPGGKSMLLGESMFFVGTPAMLGAPISEGAFPLVLLSHGAGIAGNAQALSWLAAPLASEGFIVAAPNHPGNSGAGRSAAETMKLWLRPGDISDTLDAIGKDAFFKEHLESGKTGALGLSAGGSTALALAGARIDPQRLASYCDTDALNPSLCDWVRQSGVDLHAMDMQSAGRHSEDKRIRFAMAIDPAPVDVFEPGTFAEISIPVEIVNLGRPGTIPATADAAAVAKAIVDSRYSTIPDASHFSMFAECKPGAEETATAKEIGDPICRDGGGRSRGAIHRQLIDIVTAAFERELGSDR from the coding sequence ATGCTTTCTCCATTAAAAACGATCGCCATGCTGTGCACGGCTACAGTCCTTACGATGCCGGCGCAGCAGCGAGCCCCCGCCAGTGAGACTGTCGGAGTGCGCGAAATTTCCGCACCGTCGCCTGAGCGCGGCACCGACCTCGACGTTACCGTCTGGTACCCGGCGCTCCCCGGTGGAAAATCCATGCTGCTGGGAGAAAGCATGTTCTTCGTGGGAACGCCTGCCATGCTTGGCGCTCCGATCTCGGAGGGTGCATTTCCCCTTGTCTTGCTTTCACATGGCGCCGGTATCGCCGGAAACGCGCAGGCGTTGAGCTGGCTCGCAGCGCCACTGGCCAGCGAGGGTTTCATCGTGGCCGCCCCCAACCACCCCGGCAATTCGGGGGCCGGGCGATCCGCAGCGGAGACGATGAAACTCTGGCTGAGACCCGGCGATATCAGCGATACTCTGGATGCAATCGGGAAAGACGCCTTTTTCAAAGAGCACCTGGAAAGCGGCAAGACAGGAGCACTGGGCTTGTCAGCGGGCGGCAGCACAGCCCTAGCGTTGGCTGGCGCCCGGATCGATCCGCAGCGGCTCGCAAGTTATTGCGACACGGATGCGCTCAATCCATCGCTTTGCGACTGGGTTCGCCAAAGCGGTGTCGATCTTCATGCCATGGATATGCAGTCCGCCGGCCGTCATAGCGAAGACAAGCGCATTCGATTTGCGATGGCGATCGATCCTGCGCCGGTCGACGTTTTTGAGCCCGGGACGTTCGCGGAAATTTCCATTCCCGTCGAGATCGTCAATCTCGGTAGGCCCGGAACAATTCCAGCCACCGCAGATGCGGCGGCAGTTGCCAAGGCGATTGTAGATTCGAGATACTCGACCATCCCGGATGCCAGTCATTTCAGCATGTTCGCCGAATGCAAGCCGGGTGCTGAAGAGACCGCTACGGCAAAGGAGATCGGCGACCCGATCTGCAGGGACGGCGGCGGTCGCTCCAGAGGTGCCATCCACAGGCAGTTGATCGACATCGTAACGGCGGCCTTCGAGCGAGAGCTTGGTTCGGATCGCTAA